A single region of the Eulemur rufifrons isolate Redbay chromosome 8, OSU_ERuf_1, whole genome shotgun sequence genome encodes:
- the EBNA1BP2 gene encoding probable rRNA-processing protein EBP2 — protein sequence MDTPPLSGSDSDSDDSLVTDRELQDAFSRGLLKPGLNVVLEGPKKAVNDVNGLKQCLAEFKRDLEWVERLDVTLGPVPEVSGSEVPTPQNKDQRAVNPEDDFQREMSFYRQAQAAVLAVLPRLHQLKVPTKRPTDYFAEMAKSDQQMQKIRQKLQTKQAAMERSEKAKQLRALRKYGKKVQTEVLQKRQQEKAHMMNAIKKYQKGFSDKLDFLEGDQKPISRDKKAGAKGQQMKKGPSAKRRYKNQKFGFGGKKKGSKWNTRESYDDVSSFRAKTAHGRGLKRPGKKGSNKRPGKRTREKMKNRTR from the exons ATGGACACTCCACCGCTCTCGGGTTCGGACTCGGATTCTGATGATTCTCTTGTCACAGACAGAGAG TTGCAGGATGCGTTTTCCCGAGGGCTTCTGAAGCCAGGCCTCAATGTCGTGCTAGAGGGACCGAAGAAGGCGGTGAACGACGTG AATGGTCTGAAGCAGTGTTTGGCTGAGTTCAAGCGAGATCTGGAATGGGTTGAAAGGCTTGATGTCACCCTTGGTCCGGTGCCGGAGGTCAGTGGATCTGAGGTGCCAACTCCTCAGAACAAGGACCAGAGAGCTGTTAATCCAGAAGACGACTTCCAGCGGGAAATGAGTTT CTACCGTCAAGCCCAAGCCGCAGTGCTTGCAGTATTACCCCGCCTCCACCAGCTCAAAGTCCCTACCAAGCGGCCCACTGATTATTTTGCAGAAATGGCCAAGTCTGATCAGCAGATGCAGAAG ATTCGACAGAAGCTGCAGACTAAACAGGCTGCCATGGAGAGGTCTGAAAAGGCTAAGCAACTGCGAGCACTTAGGAAATATGGAAAGAAG GTGCAAACAGAGGTTCTTCAGAAGAGGCAGCAGGAGAAAGCACATATGATGAATGCCATTAAGAAATATCAGAAAG GCTTCTCTGATAAACTGGATTTCCTTGAGGGAGATCAGAAACCCATTTCACGGGACAAGAAGGCAGGTGCTAAGGGCCAGCAGATGAAGAAAGG GCCCAGTGCTAAACGACGCTATAAAAACCAGAAATTTGGTTTTGGTGGAAAGAAGAAAGGTTCAAAGTGGAACACTCGTGAGAGCTACGATGATGTGTCTAGCTTCCGGGCCAAGACAGCTCATGGCAGGGGCCTCAAGAGGCCTGGGAAGAAAGGATCAAAT aAGAGACCTGGAAAACGAacgagagagaaaatgaagaacagaacCCGCTAA